One window from the genome of Anser cygnoides isolate HZ-2024a breed goose chromosome 8, Taihu_goose_T2T_genome, whole genome shotgun sequence encodes:
- the LOC136791387 gene encoding uncharacterized protein, producing MSRGGDEASCTVQPSWEPPKRSTLRRAGRLGAPKLPRLPRVRGAEGLGGTKLLGAGLKAPETRSRASGINQREPPSPPHVPPREHGDGPGRPPAGGAAGPARGCRAPPAGCPPPAPAPSPFAIAAFFPPFLFLFFFPLFFFPIFPFPISPLFSHFLYVLIPFPHFPFSLLSPLPFSYLPYFPFSLFPIYLIFHFSFSLFPVFPFPYLTYFPFFLFPLFSLFPVSPILPFPISIPFFPSFFSPRFPFPSIPFSFPFSFPFSLPFPFSIFPSLFPSLFPSLFSLPFPFPPLLSAVLLAAPWEGLSCFQVEAAVAVSMPCY from the exons ATGTC ACGCGGAGGCGACGAGGCCTCGTGCACGGTGCAGCCGAGCTGGGAGCCACCAAAACGCAGCACCCTGAGGCGGGCTGGGCGCCTGGGGGCCCCAAAACTGCCCCGGCTGCCCCGTGTCAGGGgcgcagaggggctggggggcaccaaGCTGCTCGGGGCTGGCCTGAAGGCCCCCGAAACCAGATCTAGAGCCTCTGGGATTAACCAGAGGGAGCCGCCAAGCCCTCCCCACGTCCCACCACGCGAGCACGGGGACGGACCCGGCCGCCCGCCGGcagggggcgctgcggggccggcaCGGGGCTGCCGGGCTCCTCCCgcgggctgcccccccccggcccctgccccttccccttttGCCATTGCCGccttctttcccccttttcttttcctttttttttttcccttgttttttttccctattttccctttccccatttccccattattttcccatttcctaTATGTCCTCATCCCTTTCccccattttccattttccctaTTATCCCCTTTACCTTTTTCCTATTTACcctattttcccttttcccttttccctatttaccttattttccatttttctttttcccttttccccgttttcccttttccctatTTAAcctattttccctttttcctatttccactgttctccctttttcctgtttcccctattctcccctttcccatttccattccctttttcccttcctttttttccccccgttttcccttcccttccattcccttttcctttcccttttcctttcccttttcccttccctttcccttttccattttcccttcccttttcccttccctttttccttccctattctctcttcccttccctttccctcctctcctctccgctGTGCTTTTGGCAGCACCCTGGGAAGGCTTGTCGTGCTTCCAGGTGGAAGCTGCAGTGGCTGTGTCAATGCCCTGCTATTAA